One window of Mycoplasma parvum str. Indiana genomic DNA carries:
- a CDS encoding ribose-phosphate diphosphokinase: MNNSESLYFAINLDESLKKTLEEEFKLEFSPLKLFEFPDGEYFSKPTVSVRGKKVFIFHSLSSPVNDNIMKLLITVDACKRSSASEITLIINYLSYARQDRKTEERSPITSKLIADLISNSGATRIVTVDLHSDQIEGFFNIPIDHLYTTPLFAEYLISEYGEDIKNFTIVSPDFGATKKARMLSNLLSIPIVIMEKLRDKEGSIEEHNIYGKVNFKKCLILDDIIGTGGTVLKASRTLKKLGAETVLVCATHALFNGNAWKAFEEAFEEGIIEKVIISDSIPVPKTYKFINIVSLARLLFNVMKIYEKGCGSVSKIYEDWAIKIIENRARK, translated from the coding sequence ATGAATAATTCAGAAAGTCTTTATTTTGCTATAAATCTTGATGAATCTTTAAAGAAAACTTTAGAGGAAGAATTTAAACTTGAATTTTCTCCCTTAAAGTTATTTGAGTTTCCTGATGGAGAATATTTTTCCAAGCCTACAGTATCTGTTAGAGGAAAAAAAGTATTCATTTTTCATAGTCTTTCTTCTCCCGTGAATGACAATATTATGAAATTATTAATTACTGTAGATGCTTGCAAAAGATCTTCTGCAAGTGAAATTACCTTAATAATTAATTATTTGTCTTATGCTAGACAAGATAGAAAGACTGAGGAAAGATCTCCTATAACTTCTAAATTAATTGCTGATTTAATCAGCAATTCAGGGGCCACTAGAATAGTTACAGTAGATTTACATTCAGATCAAATAGAAGGTTTTTTTAATATTCCTATAGATCATCTTTATACTACCCCTTTATTTGCGGAATATTTAATTAGTGAATATGGAGAAGATATAAAGAATTTCACTATAGTATCTCCTGATTTTGGAGCTACTAAAAAAGCAAGGATGTTATCTAATTTACTTTCTATACCTATAGTTATTATGGAAAAATTGAGAGATAAAGAGGGAAGTATTGAGGAACATAATATTTATGGAAAGGTAAATTTCAAAAAATGTTTAATTTTAGATGATATTATAGGTACTGGTGGTACTGTTCTAAAAGCTTCTAGAACTTTAAAAAAGTTGGGAGCAGAAACTGTTTTAGTTTGTGCTACTCACGCTTTATTTAATGGAAATGCTTGAAAAGCTTTTGAAGAAGCTTTTGAAGAAGGAATAATAGAAAAAGTAATAATTTCTGATAGCATTCCTGTACCAAAAACTTATAAATTCATTAATATAGTAAGTCTTGCTAGACTATTATTTAATGTCATGAAAATTTATGAAAAAGGTTGTGGCTCGGTTTCCAAGATTTATGAAGATTGAGCAATAAAAATAATTGAAAATAGAGCCAGAAAATAA
- the tyrS gene encoding tyrosine--tRNA ligase, whose amino-acid sequence MYNSTPLCNLANLIDSGSGIYLGFDLTAPSLHWGHYLLLLVLNKASEFGIQTVLILGDFTTKIGDASWRKEDRNILGEKEIKDNLSGIKEQLQKLCPNSEIVLNSSFYEEFSIETISELLKHFKLSTLLSKDFLSCRLSQDSLTLRDVFYPVLQSYDFYNLVKNKNIAIQMGGQDQWGNITTGIEFIKKKESNLLVGGFTIPLLTDSNGVKFGKSGKNTLFLNEKLTSPYKVYQYFWNLSDDKLKELSIFLFNSELNVGEKINQKEKEKIIENLFCGVYSKEKFQVIKKISSFLFSKEEIKNNSFTETDYKELFKILPSYQSKELNNISNILINLGFSSSHSESKRLIEKERCVSCFSYYFQNHKEMLKPELSNSSYFLIKKGEKEFGIFHLSNKN is encoded by the coding sequence ATTTATAACTCTACCCCTTTATGTAATTTAGCTAATTTAATAGATTCCGGAAGTGGAATCTATTTAGGTTTTGATTTAACCGCCCCTTCTCTTCATTGAGGGCATTATCTTCTATTATTAGTGCTCAATAAAGCTTCTGAATTTGGCATTCAAACAGTACTAATTTTGGGAGATTTTACTACTAAAATAGGAGATGCTTCTTGAAGAAAAGAAGATAGAAATATATTAGGAGAAAAAGAAATTAAAGATAATTTGTCGGGAATTAAAGAACAATTACAAAAGCTTTGCCCTAATTCAGAAATTGTTCTAAATTCTTCTTTTTATGAAGAATTTTCTATAGAAACAATTTCTGAATTACTTAAGCACTTCAAATTATCTACTCTATTATCCAAAGATTTTTTAAGTTGTAGACTATCACAAGATAGTCTAACATTAAGAGATGTTTTTTATCCAGTATTGCAATCTTATGATTTTTATAACTTAGTAAAAAATAAGAATATTGCCATTCAAATGGGAGGGCAAGACCAATGAGGCAATATTACTACAGGTATTGAATTTATTAAAAAGAAAGAATCTAATTTATTGGTAGGGGGTTTTACTATTCCTCTATTAACTGACTCTAATGGAGTTAAATTTGGAAAGAGTGGCAAAAATACACTCTTTTTAAATGAAAAATTAACTTCACCTTATAAGGTATATCAATATTTTTGAAATTTATCTGATGATAAATTAAAAGAATTATCCATTTTTTTATTCAATAGTGAATTGAATGTGGGAGAAAAAATAAATCAAAAAGAGAAAGAAAAGATAATTGAAAATTTATTTTGTGGGGTTTATTCTAAGGAGAAATTTCAAGTAATTAAAAAAATCTCTTCTTTTTTATTTTCTAAAGAAGAGATAAAAAATAATAGTTTTACTGAGACTGATTACAAAGAATTATTCAAAATTTTACCTTCTTATCAGTCAAAAGAATTAAATAATATTTCTAATATATTAATTAATTTAGGCTTTTCTTCCTCTCATAGTGAGTCTAAAAGATTAATAGAAAAAGAGAGATGTGTTTCTTGTTTTTCTTATTATTTTCAAAATCATAAAGAAATGTTAAAACCAGAATTATCCAATTCTTCTTATTTTTTAATTAAGAAAGGTGAAAAAGAATTTGGTATTTTTCACCTTTCTAATAAAAATTAA
- a CDS encoding signal recognition particle receptor subunit alpha yields the protein MLLANIIQKILTRKIKHNFLAKRITEKDIDLIFEDLKEEFIKSDVNLKVATQFFQELKDVLMEEKKIFLGKEEVQKELYLRIRDKLIESLGEKSEVLKIKRKGTNKYLLVGVNGVGKTTTVGKLAYYLQKKEKLENIEVVSLDYNRAAAFEQLQQLVTPWNIPSSFIPELTSTEEVNKFKEFLSSKTSQAILFDSGGILPSSPESLDYLKKLSNLIEPTETIIVIDALSGQESLDIVNIFYNTIHIDSIIVTKSDSLSPLGAALSSHYFLKLPIKFLGEGEHIQDLIPFYPDRIVSRVIGEGDLVSLADKIVDKGVNTGSAEDMFFKFLQGKFDLEDLIKQFKEIKKIGSFSGVLKMFPKLGKLSSITSTNLEGLENEFIAWEYLVQSMTDYEKKNPKVFKTESSRRVRVIKGSGRKPEELNQLLAKWAASKKKSEEMSKKLAGNQMDWNHLFSFMK from the coding sequence ATGCTACTAGCCAATATAATTCAAAAAATCTTAACTAGAAAAATTAAGCATAATTTTTTGGCTAAAAGAATTACTGAAAAAGATATAGATCTTATTTTTGAGGATTTAAAAGAAGAATTTATTAAATCTGATGTTAATTTAAAGGTGGCTACTCAATTCTTTCAAGAATTGAAGGATGTTTTAATGGAAGAAAAGAAGATTTTTTTAGGAAAAGAAGAAGTTCAAAAAGAGCTCTATTTAAGAATTAGGGATAAATTAATTGAATCATTAGGGGAGAAATCAGAAGTTTTAAAAATAAAAAGAAAAGGGACTAACAAATATTTATTAGTTGGTGTAAATGGAGTAGGTAAAACTACTACAGTAGGAAAATTAGCTTATTATTTACAGAAAAAAGAGAAGCTTGAAAATATTGAAGTAGTTAGTTTAGATTACAATAGAGCAGCTGCATTTGAGCAGCTTCAACAATTAGTTACTCCTTGAAATATTCCATCTTCTTTTATTCCAGAATTAACTTCTACTGAAGAAGTTAATAAATTTAAGGAATTTTTAAGTTCAAAGACTTCTCAAGCTATTCTTTTTGATAGCGGGGGTATTCTGCCAAGTTCCCCTGAGAGCTTAGATTATTTAAAAAAGTTATCAAATTTAATAGAGCCTACAGAAACAATTATTGTTATAGATGCCCTATCAGGACAAGAATCATTGGATATAGTAAATATTTTTTATAATACTATCCATATAGATAGTATTATTGTTACTAAATCAGATTCATTATCTCCATTAGGGGCAGCTTTATCTTCTCATTATTTTTTAAAACTTCCTATTAAATTTTTGGGTGAAGGGGAACATATACAAGATTTAATACCTTTTTATCCAGATAGAATTGTTTCTAGAGTTATAGGAGAAGGAGATTTAGTCAGTTTAGCTGACAAAATTGTTGATAAAGGTGTTAATACTGGAAGTGCAGAAGATATGTTTTTCAAATTTTTGCAAGGTAAATTTGATTTAGAAGATTTAATTAAACAATTTAAAGAAATTAAAAAGATAGGTTCTTTTAGCGGAGTGCTTAAAATGTTTCCTAAATTAGGAAAATTATCTTCTATAACTTCGACTAATTTAGAGGGATTAGAAAATGAATTTATAGCTTGGGAATATTTAGTTCAATCAATGACTGATTATGAAAAAAAAAATCCTAAAGTCTTTAAAACAGAAAGTAGTAGAAGAGTTAGAGTTATTAAAGGTTCTGGTAGAAAACCAGAAGAATTAAATCAATTATTAGCTAAATGAGCTGCAAGTAAGAAAAAATCTGAAGAAATGAGTAAAAAATTAGCTGGAAATCAAATGGATTGAAATCATCTTTTTTCATTCATGAAATAA
- the rpsF gene encoding 30S ribosomal protein S6: MSKYEIMFLIDAEYDEEGANKVVSPLLALFEKESDYKLIINWAVKLAYPIKKRKNAHRYLINFETNDISKIEEFKRLFSLNHQFLRYLVINLEKTYGYKNSINPKKIAKAQRKAQKYEEFRSKRQSRNYDRAPQKNYSQTI, translated from the coding sequence ATGTCTAAGTACGAAATAATGTTTTTAATAGATGCTGAATATGATGAAGAAGGAGCTAATAAAGTTGTTTCTCCTTTATTAGCTCTCTTCGAAAAAGAAAGTGACTATAAATTAATTATTAATTGAGCTGTTAAATTAGCTTATCCAATTAAAAAAAGAAAGAATGCTCATAGATATTTAATTAATTTTGAAACAAATGATATTTCAAAAATAGAGGAATTCAAAAGATTATTTTCTTTAAATCATCAATTTTTAAGATATTTAGTTATTAATTTAGAAAAAACTTATGGATATAAAAATAGTATTAATCCTAAAAAAATTGCTAAAGCGCAGAGAAAAGCGCAAAAATATGAAGAATTCAGAAGTAAAAGACAAAGTAGAAATTATGATAGAGCTCCACAGAAAAATTATTCACAAACAATATAA
- a CDS encoding single-stranded DNA-binding protein translates to MLPRGYLIGNFTSDPVPGITNSSLDYSRFSVACSENYTRINQSAKTHFFQCIAWGKRAQYISTYLKKGDSVFIEFTLYTNNYTNMEGRVVKRIDLQVEKIEMLYQKLHRNFDSGTISTDSNLEDKDLLHNQSKQIITSAETCKSNEEIELDLSEIYKSSESSST, encoded by the coding sequence TTGTTACCTAGAGGTTATTTAATAGGAAATTTTACTTCCGATCCAGTTCCAGGAATTACTAATTCTTCTTTAGATTACTCTAGATTTTCTGTTGCTTGTAGTGAAAATTATACTAGAATTAATCAAAGTGCAAAAACTCATTTTTTTCAATGTATAGCTTGGGGGAAAAGAGCACAATATATTTCCACTTATTTAAAGAAGGGAGATAGTGTTTTTATAGAATTTACTCTTTACACTAATAACTACACTAATATGGAAGGTAGAGTAGTTAAAAGAATAGATTTACAAGTGGAGAAAATAGAAATGTTATATCAAAAATTACATAGAAATTTTGATTCTGGTACTATCTCTACTGATAGTAATTTAGAAGATAAAGATTTATTGCATAATCAAAGTAAACAAATTATTACTAGTGCAGAAACTTGCAAATCTAATGAAGAAATAGAATTAGATTTAAGTGAAATTTATAAATCTAGTGAATCTTCTTCTACATAA
- the rpsR gene encoding 30S ribosomal protein S18 has protein sequence MKVEEKDKTIIEENNSTPINNQDNKQEEQVQLSSENKTNYFTRNPRLRRNKKFKKVCWLCRRGILTVDYKDTEFLKNYLKRYNKILIHKISGNCLKHQHQLSQAIKRARYISLLPFVPE, from the coding sequence TTGAAAGTAGAAGAGAAAGATAAAACGATAATAGAAGAAAATAATTCTACTCCTATTAATAATCAAGATAATAAACAGGAAGAACAAGTTCAACTTTCTTCTGAAAATAAAACAAACTATTTTACTAGAAATCCAAGATTAAGAAGAAATAAAAAATTTAAAAAAGTTTGTTGACTTTGTAGAAGGGGTATTTTAACAGTTGACTATAAAGATACAGAATTTTTAAAAAATTATTTAAAGAGATATAACAAAATATTGATTCATAAAATTTCAGGTAATTGCCTTAAACATCAACATCAATTATCTCAAGCAATTAAAAGAGCTAGATATATATCTCTTTTGCCTTTTGTTCCTGAATAA
- a CDS encoding replicative DNA helicase — MWGEKTRKVLSGIEIEKAEKAILSSYIYNYLEVINFSELENIPLDFFEKEESRAIFKVLLDMEVQSRGYDPILIYETLKKHNNQDIELLNKCSTYLETLPREAQYINFRKYLSILRNNWVKKELNNLSQEIQKTELNQNNIDKAVQDWHDLFINITTKNSKLNYLLSSEVLQSYEELIKRNQNDKNSSYLRTGFPTLDSKIKGFKPGQFVVIASRPGVGKTTFAINLIENNLSRILFSKESDKNCAIGIFSLEMTNEALMEKLISLDSKTEFSILSRIMEGKSISTQDLEVINSTKQKLSKTNLLFCDDVNITLNKIIATIKFWSRKYELKLVVIDYLQLINLPLDKELNNISTHQRISIISRQLKILSIELDICILSLSQLNRKLEERKGNEKIPMLSDLRDSGSIEQDADIVIFLYPAIKQVNEEEDFEEDSNERNNSLEQIVLKIGKNRHGPVGSIRFKLEKTLGRFSLNR; from the coding sequence ATGTGAGGGGAGAAAACTAGAAAAGTTTTAAGTGGAATTGAGATAGAAAAAGCTGAAAAAGCTATTCTTTCCTCTTATATATATAACTATTTGGAAGTTATTAATTTTTCTGAATTAGAGAATATTCCTCTTGATTTCTTTGAAAAAGAAGAATCAAGAGCAATTTTTAAAGTGCTTTTAGATATGGAAGTTCAAAGTAGAGGTTATGACCCTATCTTAATTTATGAAACATTAAAAAAACATAATAATCAAGATATTGAGCTTCTAAATAAGTGTTCTACTTATTTAGAAACATTACCTAGAGAGGCTCAATATATTAATTTCAGAAAATATTTATCAATATTACGAAATAATTGAGTTAAAAAAGAATTAAATAATTTATCTCAAGAAATACAAAAAACCGAATTAAATCAAAATAATATTGATAAAGCAGTACAAGATTGACATGATTTATTTATCAATATTACTACTAAAAATAGCAAATTAAATTATTTATTATCTTCAGAAGTCTTACAATCTTATGAAGAATTAATAAAAAGAAATCAAAATGATAAAAACAGTTCTTATTTAAGAACTGGTTTTCCCACTTTGGATTCGAAAATCAAAGGTTTTAAGCCGGGACAATTTGTGGTGATAGCTTCAAGGCCTGGAGTGGGAAAAACTACTTTTGCTATAAATTTAATAGAAAATAATTTATCAAGAATATTGTTTTCTAAAGAAAGTGATAAAAATTGCGCTATAGGCATTTTTTCTTTAGAAATGACTAATGAAGCTCTTATGGAAAAATTAATTTCTTTAGATTCTAAGACTGAATTTTCCATTCTTAGTAGAATAATGGAAGGTAAATCTATATCAACGCAAGATTTAGAAGTTATTAATTCTACTAAGCAAAAACTTTCTAAAACTAATTTATTATTTTGTGATGATGTAAATATTACTTTAAATAAGATAATTGCAACAATTAAATTTTGAAGTCGTAAATATGAACTTAAATTAGTAGTAATTGATTATCTTCAATTAATCAATTTGCCTTTAGATAAAGAATTAAATAATATTAGTACTCATCAACGAATAAGTATTATCTCTAGACAATTAAAAATATTGTCTATAGAACTAGATATATGCATTCTTTCCCTTTCTCAATTGAATAGAAAATTAGAAGAGAGAAAGGGAAATGAAAAAATACCTATGTTATCTGATTTAAGAGATTCAGGCTCTATAGAACAAGATGCTGATATAGTTATTTTTCTATATCCTGCAATTAAACAGGTTAATGAAGAAGAAGATTTTGAAGAGGATAGCAATGAAAGAAATAATTCTTTAGAACAAATTGTTCTAAAGATAGGAAAAAATCGACATGGACCTGTCGGTAGCATTCGATTTAAACTAGAGAAAACTCTGGGTAGATTCTCTTTAAATCGTTAG
- a CDS encoding DUF2179 domain-containing protein yields MSTFNTSYNNQEAKLDSIDTKQLTFKVTGGLSFQYFWTLKDKKKKIMLILLLSFFSGTLNFFFVEKIGLYSPGMFSIWQSIARLSKSQMGNGSKAVDIVYLLLFWVVNSIMNIALAICTFKGIGKEMTKYSVIFIVGATITGLIWSNLEETLNLKDFYLFSDPFKNIKTCQQNGSYAEDSINSKFLIWETIRPTYNNSVAKKATNNGVILLFLYSIVYAALNSLLASLLYALGACGGGIDWIIFYLFKTKSYFANKLIMYTGLFFSFMSYTLGSYLPWALKWDNSKHGGVGSSYVYNFFSPLFFAILAANFVKKFIFSVFYPRFNFINVKIFTTMWLEIRNELINRKFPHSFTIIPSYGSYSLRSQTQLEFVCLLIELQELVKIVRKIDKNCFICSVPIKSLNARIGI; encoded by the coding sequence ATGTCAACTTTTAATACTTCTTATAACAATCAAGAAGCAAAGTTAGATTCTATTGATACTAAACAATTAACTTTCAAAGTTACTGGAGGGTTATCTTTTCAGTATTTTTGAACTTTAAAAGACAAAAAGAAAAAAATAATGCTCATTTTACTTCTTTCTTTCTTTTCAGGTACTCTTAACTTCTTTTTTGTAGAAAAAATAGGTCTTTATAGCCCCGGAATGTTTTCTATCTGACAATCTATAGCTAGATTGTCAAAAAGTCAGATGGGAAATGGTAGTAAAGCAGTAGATATAGTATATTTACTACTCTTTTGAGTAGTAAATAGTATTATGAATATAGCTTTAGCTATATGTACTTTTAAAGGGATAGGCAAAGAGATGACTAAATATAGTGTTATCTTCATTGTTGGGGCTACCATTACTGGTCTAATATGAAGCAATTTAGAAGAAACTTTAAATCTAAAAGATTTTTATCTCTTTTCCGATCCTTTCAAGAATATTAAAACTTGTCAGCAGAATGGTAGTTATGCAGAAGATAGCATTAATAGTAAATTTCTCATTTGAGAAACTATTAGACCTACATACAATAATAGTGTCGCAAAGAAAGCGACAAATAATGGCGTAATTCTATTATTCCTATATTCTATAGTCTATGCAGCTTTAAATTCTTTATTAGCTTCCCTCCTATATGCTTTAGGAGCATGTGGGGGAGGAATTGATTGAATTATTTTTTACTTATTTAAGACGAAGTCTTACTTCGCAAATAAATTAATTATGTATACTGGATTATTTTTTTCATTTATGTCATATACTTTAGGAAGTTATTTACCATGAGCTCTAAAGTGAGATAATAGCAAACATGGAGGAGTTGGTAGCTCTTATGTATATAACTTCTTTTCTCCTCTATTTTTTGCTATCCTTGCAGCTAACTTTGTAAAGAAATTTATTTTTAGTGTTTTTTATCCAAGATTTAATTTCATTAATGTAAAAATCTTTACTACTATGTGGTTAGAAATAAGAAATGAATTAATTAATAGAAAATTTCCACATAGCTTTACTATAATACCTTCTTATGGTAGTTATAGTTTAAGATCACAAACTCAATTAGAGTTTGTGTGCTTACTTATTGAATTACAGGAGTTAGTTAAAATAGTTAGGAAAATAGATAAGAATTGTTTTATTTGTTCAGTACCTATTAAATCTTTAAATGCCAGAATTGGCATTTAA
- a CDS encoding aldehyde dehydrogenase family protein, whose product MYKISAFINGELISSEGLPTIEVISPLNQECIGLIPCLDKKRTKELFESSKEAFEKWSSLDYDTREKFLFLFSSKLQENSRELIQVIRLESGKSEIDAKKEIDRSCEYISESIHFFNSHIRNPREYNSEKYSLLSVDIQALYYRVPLGVVLSITPFNYPLNTMITKIVPALLMGNSVIQKSSINGSITGYLVAKIFNELSIDGYLITPGVLNYYVGRGSSLDDFIKEEKPVISALSFTGSSEAGFSISKTLSGIPQALELSALNTALLLDDADLKISVKEIIKGAFNSSGQRCTSIKAVFIPKQLEEEFSSCLLESLKKAKLDNIPLINIKALKKVEEAYKDALNKGASLLSSSINWENQKDLFISPIIFSNISSNMIIAAQEIFGPILAIITYDKLEDAIFQINNLGYGLQASIFSKNIKFAGEIALKIDVGRVNLNLAPARSPDLFPFPASKKSGNSEQGIINSLYFFSKFRGIVFKEKNI is encoded by the coding sequence ATGTATAAGATTAGTGCTTTTATTAATGGAGAGCTTATTTCTTCAGAAGGTTTGCCAACAATAGAAGTAATTTCTCCATTAAATCAAGAATGTATTGGTCTAATTCCTTGTTTAGATAAAAAAAGAACTAAAGAATTATTCGAAAGCTCTAAAGAAGCTTTTGAAAAATGAAGTTCTTTAGATTATGATACTAGAGAGAAATTTCTTTTTCTTTTTAGCTCTAAATTGCAAGAAAATTCTAGAGAATTAATTCAAGTAATTAGATTGGAAAGTGGTAAAAGTGAAATAGATGCTAAAAAAGAAATAGATAGAAGTTGTGAATATATTAGTGAAAGTATTCACTTTTTCAATTCACATATAAGAAATCCTAGAGAATATAATTCTGAAAAATATTCTCTTTTATCGGTTGATATTCAAGCTTTATATTACAGAGTTCCTCTAGGAGTAGTTCTCTCTATTACTCCATTTAATTATCCATTGAATACTATGATTACTAAAATAGTTCCAGCTCTTTTAATGGGTAATTCAGTAATTCAGAAATCCTCAATTAATGGATCTATAACGGGATATTTAGTAGCAAAAATATTTAATGAATTGAGCATAGATGGTTATTTAATAACTCCTGGAGTATTAAATTACTATGTGGGAAGAGGTTCCTCTCTTGATGATTTCATTAAAGAAGAAAAACCTGTAATTTCTGCTTTATCTTTTACAGGTAGTAGTGAAGCGGGTTTTTCCATTTCAAAAACTCTTTCGGGAATTCCACAAGCACTTGAATTAAGTGCTTTAAATACAGCTTTATTATTAGATGATGCAGATTTAAAAATTAGTGTTAAAGAGATAATTAAAGGAGCTTTTAATAGTAGTGGGCAAAGATGCACCTCTATTAAAGCTGTTTTTATACCTAAACAATTGGAGGAAGAATTTTCTTCGTGTTTATTGGAAAGCTTAAAGAAAGCTAAATTAGATAATATTCCTCTAATTAATATAAAAGCTTTAAAAAAAGTAGAAGAAGCTTATAAAGATGCTTTAAATAAAGGAGCATCTTTATTAAGCTCTTCTATTAATTGAGAAAATCAAAAAGATTTATTTATTTCTCCCATAATTTTTTCTAATATAAGTTCAAATATGATAATTGCTGCTCAGGAAATATTTGGACCTATTCTAGCAATAATAACTTATGATAAGTTGGAAGATGCTATCTTCCAAATAAATAATTTAGGTTATGGTCTTCAAGCGTCTATTTTTAGTAAAAATATAAAGTTTGCCGGAGAAATAGCTTTAAAAATAGATGTTGGAAGAGTAAATTTAAATCTAGCTCCAGCTAGATCTCCCGACTTATTTCCTTTTCCTGCCTCAAAGAAGTCAGGAAATAGTGAACAAGGAATAATTAATTCACTATATTTTTTCTCTAAATTTAGAGGAATAGTTTTTAAAGAAAAAAATATTTAG